From a region of the Castanea sativa cultivar Marrone di Chiusa Pesio chromosome 10, ASM4071231v1 genome:
- the LOC142612393 gene encoding uncharacterized protein LOC142612393, with product MVDQGSRADIMYPNLFKGLNLKLEDLTAYDSPLISFEGKAVIPKGQIRLPVQSSPEVVDVDFIMVKFPSGGLIEEIIGSQSMARQCITAGTLHQTEQESSASVEGGGDSAATSGEGGTSRVFEKEYGWLAPDTLGFGGLGENGLCHSYRELLFKVMPFGLKNARATYQRMMTRMFEPQLGKAIEVYVDDMVVKSKMVSKHILELSDTFHPLRRYKLRLNASKCSFGVRSGKFLGYMVTHRGIEVNPAQVKRPVYYVSKSLHKIEVHYLPLEKAILVVVHATRKLPHYFQSHMVVVLTQLPLKSVLRSAGYMGRITKWGTILGVFDIKYMPHTSMKGQMLADLVAEFAEPSLEDNAKGLDMDEKSVGMISCKEPATWKVYVDRAVNQRGSGVGLVLVSPEGLTFKKSLRLGFSATNDEAKYEALLVEMNMVQKMGRKSVQMFSDSQLVVGQVETTLEARDPRMQEYLARASCIKGSVEVTQEEGLWHMELLFRDIGGPTCREKYKTMRESATSVRAGNRRWLLVGTNYFTKWVEAEPLSNIKDVDAKKSTRETPFSMTYGAEAIIPLKTGFPTLKTSSFILSSNDSLLEKSLDLVEERRENAMVQLAYYQQKLKQGYDSHVKLRLLAIGDLVLRKVMGTAKNPAWGKLGPNWEGSYRITLVAGIGAYYLADLDEKAIQCSWNISSSFT from the exons ATGGTTGACCAGGGTAGTAGGGCTGACATTATGTATCCTAACTTGTTTAAGGGGCTCAACCTGAAGCTTGAGGATCTTACGGCTTATGATTCACCGCTCATAAGCTTTGAGGGGAAGGCTGTCATTCCAAAAGGGCAAATTCGGCTACCTGTGCAATCGAGTCCGGAGGTTGTAGATGTAGATTTCATTATG GTGAAGTTCCCATCTGGGGGATTGATCGAGGAAATCATTGGGAGTCAATCTATGGCTAGACAGTGTATAACAGCTGGAACTCTGCATCAGACTGAGCAAGAGTCATCGGCCTCAGTTGAAGGGG gtgggGATTCAGCTGCCACCTCTGGAGAAGGAGGAACTAGTCGCGTTTTTGAAAAggaatatggat GGTTAGCACCAGATACCCTTGGCTTTGGAGGACTAGGAGAAAACGGCCTTTGTCACTCTTACAGGGAATTATTATTtaaggtgatgccttttggcttGAAGAATGCaagggctacctatcaaagaatgatgaccagaatgtttgagccTCAGTTGGGAAAAGCaattgaagtgtatgtggatgacatggtggtgaagagtaaaatgGTTTCTAAGCATATATTAGAATTAAGTGATACTTTTCACCCGCTAAGGAGGTACAAGTTACGTCTTAATGCTTCCAAGTGCTCCTTTGGGGTGAGATCTGGTAAGTTCCTGGGTTATATGGTAAcacacagaggaattgaagtcaatcctGCTCAGGTCAAG aggccagtttattacgTGAGTAAGTCTTTGCATAAGATTGAGGTACATTATTTACCGTTGGAAAAGGCAATCCTAGTAGTGGTACACGCTACGCgtaagcttccccattactttcaATCCCATATGGTGGTGGTTctaactcaacttcctcttaaaTCTGTACTCCGAAGTGCTGGTTATATGGGTAGGATTACTAAGTGGGGCACCATCTTAGGGGTttttgatattaagtatatgCCTCATACTTCCATGAAGGGTCAAATGCTTGCTGATTTGGTCGcagaatttgctgagccttcatTAGAAGATAATGCTAAGGGGttggacatggatgaaaaatcagttggcatgatctcgtGCAAGGAGCCTGCAACATGGAAGGTATATGTTGATAGAGCGgtgaatcaaagaggatctggtgtgggACTAGTTCTAGTGTCTCCGGAAGGGCTTACGTTTAAGAAATCgttgagattgggattctcggccaccaacgaTGAGGCGAAATATGAGGCTTTACTGGTTGAAATGAATATGGTTCAGAAGATGGGGAGAAAATCagtgcaaatgttctcggattcgcAATTAGTCGTGGGTCAAGTAGAAACGACattggaggctagagatccaagaatgcaagaatatctgGCCCGAGCCAg TTGTATAAAGGGATctgtggaagtcacacaggaggaaggtctttggCACATGGAGCTCTTAtttagggatattggtggcccaacatgcagagagAAGTACAAGACTATGCGAGAAAGTGCGACCAGTGTCAGAG CAGGGAATAGAAGATGGTTGCTTGTTGGAACAAAttacttcactaagtgggttgaagctgaaccATTGTCAAACATCAAggatgtggatgcaaagaa ATCCACTAGAGAGACGCctttctctatgacttatggagctgaggCTATAATCCCTTTGAAAACTGGGTTTCCAACGTTAAAAACGAGCTCCTTCATCCTTAGCAGTAATGATAGCTTATTGGAAAAAAGCTTAGacctagttgaggaacgacgagagaatGCTATGGTTCAgttggcttattatcagcaaaaaCTTAAACAAGGATATGATTCCCATGTGAAGTTGAGGCTACTAGCCATCGGAGATTTGGTCTTAAGAAAAGTCATGGGTACagctaagaacccagcatggggaaaattaggacctaactgggaggGATCTTATCGTATTACGTTAGTAGCTGGTATAGGAGCATATTATCTTGcagacttagatgaaaaagCTATACAATGttcctggaat ATTTCTAGTTCATTTacctaa